CTCGAACCTGGCGCGTCGGCAGTTTCTGGAGCAGAACCTGCACCACACGCTGGGCAGCACTGGCGTGCTGATATTTGTCAGCGAGGCGGAACGCTACGTGGAGATCCTCGTCGATGACGGCATTTCCAAACGCCTGGATGACAGCAGTTGGGACGCCATCGTCAAGACGTTCACCCAGCAGGTGAAACAGGGGCAGACGCTGGCCGGGTTCATTGCGTGCATCGAGGCGTGCGGCGAGTTGCTCAAGGTGCATGTGCCGGTGACGCAAACGCGCAATGAGCTGCCCAATCGCCTGGTGGTACTCGAATAACCCGGCCAACTCAGTTCCAAATGTGGGAGGGGGCAGGTCCCCTCCCACATTTGGATCTACTGTGGCTGCTGGAACTGACCATTGGTCAAATAACCCCGTGCCCTGAACCCCTATCCCCCCTAAAATGCCCGGCATTCTTTGCCCGAGGCGTTTTTGTTCATGTCCGTCACCGCTCAACCCGCCAACCCTGCGCCGGATCATCACGCCCAGTTCATCCAATTGCTGAGCGCAAGCCTTGCGCAAAACGCCTTTATCAAGCTGGTGCTGGCCAAGTACGTCGGTGAGGAAGCCGAGCTGCAACGGCTGATCATCAAGCCGGTCACCGTCAAAGACCAGCCGTGCCTGTCCTTCGTGTACCGCTACAAGACCCGCGACATCACCAAGAATTTCCCCTTGGCTGACGGCGTGGCGGCGATTGCCGAGCTGTTGCCTGCGTCATTCAAGAACGCGCACTTGCTGTCGCTGACTGACGAAGCCCAGCTGGAATACAGCAAGAAGAACAAAAGCTCGCTGTTCAAAAGCCAGCCGCAACAACTGCGCGAAGCACCGTCAGCCGAGCATAACCGTGAGAAGAACCGCTACCTCGACCTGAGCCGGCCGTTTCTCGCCGATCTGGGGGTGACCGATGCCAGGCAGGCGTTGATTCCCTCGATGTCGCGCAAGTGGAAGCAGATCAACAAGTTCATCGAAGTGTTCAGCCATGCGCTGACGTCGTCGCCGTTGAAACTCGACCAACCGGTGCGCGTTGCCGATTTCGGCTCTGGCAAGGGCTACCTGACCTTCGCCATTCACGATTACCTGCGCAACACCCTCAAGGCCGAGGGCGAGGTTACCGGTGTTGAATTGCGCCAAGACATGGTCACCCTGTGCAACAGTGCTGCCGCGCGGCTGGAGCACCCGGGGCTGGTGTTCAAGTGCGGGGACGTACGCAGTGTGGCGCCGAGCGAGCTGGACGTGATGATCGCCCTGCATGCCTGCGACATCGCCACCGATTACGCGATCCATACCGGCATCCGCTCCGGCGCGTCGATCATCATGTGCTCGCCATGCTGCCACAAGCAGATCCGCCTGCAGATCCAGAGCCCGGCGCTGCTCAAGCCGATGCTGCAATACGGCCTGCACCTGGGCCAGCAGGCAGAAATGGTCACCGACAGCTTGCGTGCGTTGTTCCTGGAAGCCTGTGGCTATGAGACCAAGGTGTTCGAGTTCATCTCGTTGGAGCACACCAACAAGAACAAGATGATTCTTGCGGTCAAGCGTGCGCAGCCTTTGGACAACGCGCAGTTGCTGGTGAAAATCCAGGAGCTCAAGGCGTTCTACCACATCACTGAGCACTGCCTGGAAACCCTGTTGCGCGGGGATGGCTACCTGGCCTGAAGTGAGCGTTCCCTGTGGGCGCTGGCTTGCCTGCGATGACGATGGTGGCTGTACCACGGCTATCGCAGGCAAGCCTGCTCCCACATTTGGAATGCGTGTGTGGTCAGAAGAATCGCGTCACGCTGATCTTCGCATCGCGCCCCTTGGTGTAGGCGCGGTCGCCGCTCAACGCCGGGCGGAAGTTTTCGTTGAACAGGTTGTCCACGGTGAAGTTCACCTCGGTGCCTTTGAGGTAAGCCTGCTGCGGTTTCCATTTGGCGAACAGGCCCTGGGTGTTGTAACGCTTGTTGCCGTACTGGTCGAAGAACCGGTCGCCCACGCCGGAGCCCGGGCCACCGGAGTATTTGTCGCTGGGCAAGCGGTCGGTAGCGCCGATGAATTGACCCATCCAGCCCACCTGGGCATCCCAGGCCGGGATGTTGGTGCCCAGTACCAGCACCCATTTGGTCGGTGGGATATCCCGTGCCGCCACATCCGGGCCCCAGGGGTTGGTATAGGCGCCCTGATGCTGGCCCTTGGCATAGGCAAACGATACCGAACCAAACAGGTAGGTGGAGTTATAGATCGATTCGAGTTCGACGCCCTTGATGGTCATGCCACCGATATTGCGATAGTTGGACATCGGCCCCGGTGGGCACGCTGAGGAGATGCTGCCGCCGTTGATGGCCTGGTTCTGGCAGCCCACGCCGGTGGCCTTGAAGATTTCGTCTTCGACCTTGTTGTGGAACAGGGTAGTGCGCAGTTGCAGGTTATCGTCCTGGGCCAACAGGTTGTCGAAGTTGGTGATGTTGCCCAGGGTGATCGAGGTGATGCGCTCCGGGTCCAGGTCCACGCTGGTCGCGGTGCGGCTGCCCAGACCCTGTACTTCATATTGTTCGTCGATCACCGGGGCGCGCCAGGTCTGGCTCCAGTTGGCGAACAACCCCACATTCGGCGTCACGGTCCAGAACAGCGCCAGGCGTGGCGACCAGCCGGTGTAGGTGCGGTCGCTGTAATCGTGGCCAACCGCGGGGTCGGGGTTGTTGTAGTAGGGCGCATCGTTGCCTTCGCCACGGTTGCGCACATGGTCATAGCGCAGCGACGGGGTGATGGTCACGTCGCCGAGGGTTACCGCGTCCTGGATAAAGAAGCTGTTGGTATCGACCTTGCCGTGGGGCATGAAGCCCGGCTGGAAGTGCCCATAGTTGTAGCGCGGCGTGTTGTAGGTGGTGCCGGGCATCCACATTTCGGTTTCGCGGATGTGCTTGCGGATCTGCCCGCCGACGGTCACCGCGTGCTGCAAGGGCCCGGTGTCGAACAAGCTGACGTTGCGGATGTCGAGGTTTTTGTCGGTGTAGGCGGTGTCCATCTTGCGCCCGCCGGTAGCCAGTTGGAAAAACGCGGTGGCGTCACGCTCGTCGGTCTGTTCGGTATTGGACTGGGAGTATTTGACAGTGAGGTCCACCAGCGGGTTATCCAGCGGCTGGTAGTGATACTTGCCCGACCAGGTGGTATCGACCGTATCGCGGTGCGCGAGGAAACGCTTCAATGCCCCTTCGTAGCCGTAGCGGTCGATGTTGAACTGGGTGGGCGGCGTTGGGTAGCTCGCGGCGGAAAACGGCGTCCAGCGGTTGCTGTGAGAACGCGAGTACGACAGGCCGACACTCTGCTCATCGGTGAAGTACGCGTTGACCTTGAACAACTTGCCGTCCACATCCTGCGCGCTGTTGGGCAAGCGCTGGGGGTTGATCGGGTACTCGTTGTTGTCGTTGGGCAACTTGGCGGCCACCTTCATATCGCCGCCGTCGCGTTGGGTCAGATAGGCCAGGGCGTCGAAACGGCCATCGTCGGTGCGGCCATACACGGCACCGCTGTAGACCTGTTCATGGTCATTGCTGGAGTAGCCGTATTTGAGCATCGCGCCGCTGTTGCGACCGTCCTGGAGCAGGTCCGGGGCGTCCTTGGTGATCATGTTGACGGTGCCGCCGAAGCCGCCATTGCCGGTGAACGGCGAGTTGGGGCCTTTCTCCACTTCGATGCGCTTGATCAGCTCGGGTTCGATAAACACCGTGCCTTGCTGGTAGCGCTCAAAGCCGGTCTTGGTGGCGCCGTCCACGGTCAACGGCACGTCTTCGGCATCGCCGAAACCACGAATGTTGATGGTCTGCCCGCCAGGTTTGAGCGAACCGCCCTGGCTGACGCCGGGCAGGGTCTGCAACAGGCTCGGAATGTTATTGGACTGGTAGCGGTCGATATCGGCCTGGGTCAGGGTGGAGCGGTTGACGGTGCCGGCGTTCACTTCGTTGCCGGTGCCGATCACGCTCAGCGTGTCCAGCTGGATCGCGGCGCTGCTGGTGGCCTTGCCCTCATCGGGGCGCACTACGTAGGTGCTGCCGACCTTGATCAGGGTGAACTCGCCGTTTTTCAGCA
This genomic stretch from Pseudomonas synxantha BG33R harbors:
- a CDS encoding TPM domain-containing protein, coding for MALLTEHEQRQVAEAIARVEKNTDAELVTVLAARADDYAYIPLLWASLIALVVPGVVHYLSGYLTMYTLLLAQWATFIVLCLVFRLPKVTTRLIPRSVRHWRASNLARRQFLEQNLHHTLGSTGVLIFVSEAERYVEILVDDGISKRLDDSSWDAIVKTFTQQVKQGQTLAGFIACIEACGELLKVHVPVTQTRNELPNRLVVLE
- a CDS encoding class I SAM-dependent methyltransferase translates to MSVTAQPANPAPDHHAQFIQLLSASLAQNAFIKLVLAKYVGEEAELQRLIIKPVTVKDQPCLSFVYRYKTRDITKNFPLADGVAAIAELLPASFKNAHLLSLTDEAQLEYSKKNKSSLFKSQPQQLREAPSAEHNREKNRYLDLSRPFLADLGVTDARQALIPSMSRKWKQINKFIEVFSHALTSSPLKLDQPVRVADFGSGKGYLTFAIHDYLRNTLKAEGEVTGVELRQDMVTLCNSAAARLEHPGLVFKCGDVRSVAPSELDVMIALHACDIATDYAIHTGIRSGASIIMCSPCCHKQIRLQIQSPALLKPMLQYGLHLGQQAEMVTDSLRALFLEACGYETKVFEFISLEHTNKNKMILAVKRAQPLDNAQLLVKIQELKAFYHITEHCLETLLRGDGYLA
- a CDS encoding TonB-dependent receptor — encoded protein: MFRAPCHASHLFLRPTLMATCLAFSLNAQAESFTLHLPAQSLATSLSQVAQQAKIQLLFDENLLKNLKAPALDGDYTAEVAIRSLLKNGEFTLIKVGSTYVVRPDEGKATSSAAIQLDTLSVIGTGNEVNAGTVNRSTLTQADIDRYQSNNIPSLLQTLPGVSQGGSLKPGGQTINIRGFGDAEDVPLTVDGATKTGFERYQQGTVFIEPELIKRIEVEKGPNSPFTGNGGFGGTVNMITKDAPDLLQDGRNSGAMLKYGYSSNDHEQVYSGAVYGRTDDGRFDALAYLTQRDGGDMKVAAKLPNDNNEYPINPQRLPNSAQDVDGKLFKVNAYFTDEQSVGLSYSRSHSNRWTPFSAASYPTPPTQFNIDRYGYEGALKRFLAHRDTVDTTWSGKYHYQPLDNPLVDLTVKYSQSNTEQTDERDATAFFQLATGGRKMDTAYTDKNLDIRNVSLFDTGPLQHAVTVGGQIRKHIRETEMWMPGTTYNTPRYNYGHFQPGFMPHGKVDTNSFFIQDAVTLGDVTITPSLRYDHVRNRGEGNDAPYYNNPDPAVGHDYSDRTYTGWSPRLALFWTVTPNVGLFANWSQTWRAPVIDEQYEVQGLGSRTATSVDLDPERITSITLGNITNFDNLLAQDDNLQLRTTLFHNKVEDEIFKATGVGCQNQAINGGSISSACPPGPMSNYRNIGGMTIKGVELESIYNSTYLFGSVSFAYAKGQHQGAYTNPWGPDVAARDIPPTKWVLVLGTNIPAWDAQVGWMGQFIGATDRLPSDKYSGGPGSGVGDRFFDQYGNKRYNTQGLFAKWKPQQAYLKGTEVNFTVDNLFNENFRPALSGDRAYTKGRDAKISVTRFF